Proteins encoded in a region of the Hippocampus zosterae strain Florida chromosome 11, ASM2543408v3, whole genome shotgun sequence genome:
- the LOC127610291 gene encoding nck-associated protein 1 isoform X1, with product MSRGVIQPSQQKLAEKLTILNDRGIGMLTRVYNIKKQGQVWKACGDPKAKPSYLVDKNLESAVKFIVRKFPAVETRNNNQQLAQLQKEKSEILKNLALYYFTFVDVMEFKDHVCELLNTIDACQVFFDITVNFDLTKNYLDLVVTYTTLMIILSRIEERKAIIGLYNYAHEMTHGASDREYPRLGQMIVDYENPLKKLMEEFVPHGKSLSDALISLQMVYPRRNLSADQWRNAQLLSLISAPSTMLNPAQSDTMPCEYLSLDAMEKWIVFGFILCHAVLNGDAGALSLWKLALQSSTCLCLFRDEVFHIHKAAEDLFVNIRGYNKRINDIRECKEQALSHAGSMHRERRKFLRSALKELATVLADQPGLLGPKALFVFMALSFARDEIIWLLRHADNIQKKSTDDFIDKHIAELIFYMEELRAHVRKYGPVMQRYYVQYLSGFDAVVLNELVQNLSVCPEDESIIMSSFVNTMTSLSVKQVEDGEVFDFRGMRLDWFRLQAYTSVSKASLGIADHKELGKMMNTIIFHTKMVDSLVEMLVETSDLSIFCFYSRAFEKMFQQCLELPSQSRHSICFPLLCTHFMSCTHELCPEERHHIGDRSLSLCNMFLDEMAKQARNLITDICTEQCTLSDQLLPKHCAKTISQAVNKKSKKATGKKGEPEREKPGVESMRKNRLLVTNLDKLHTALSELCFSINYVPNLAVWEHTFTPREYLTSHLEIRFTKSIVGMTMYNQTTQEIAKPSELLTSVRAYMTVLQSIENYVTIDITRVFNNVLLQQTQHLDSHGEPTITSLYTNWYLETLLRQVSNGHIAYFPAMKAFVNLPTENELTFNAEEYSDISEMRSLSELLGPYGMKFLSESLMWHISSQVSELKKLVVENMEVLTQMRTSFDKPDHMAALFKKLTSVDSVLKRMTIIGVILSFRSLAQEALRDVLSCHIPFLVSSVEDFKDHIPRETDMKVAMNVYELSSAAGLPCEIDPALVVALSSQKTENISPEEEYKIACLLMVFVAVSLPTLASNVMSQYSPAIEGHCNNIHCLAKAINQIAAALFTIHKGSIEDRLKEFLALASSSLLKIGQETDKMTTRNRESVYLLLDMIVQESPFLTMDLLESCFPYVLLRNAYHAVYKQSISANA from the exons AAGTTCCCTGCCGTGGAGACGCGCAACAACAAC CAACAGTTGGCTCAGCTGCAGAAGGAGAAGTCGGAGATCCTGAAGAACTTGGCTCTCTACTACTTTACCTTCGTGGATGTGATGGAATTCAAG GACCACGTGTGCGAGCTGCTCAACACCATCGACGCGTGCCAAGTTTTCTTTGACATT ACGGTGAACTTTGACCTGACCAAGAACTATCTGGACCTGGTGGTGACTTACACCACGCTCATGATTATCCTGTCACGCATCGAGGAGAGGAAAGCCATTATCGGCCTGTACAACTACGCTCACGAGATGACGCACGGAGCCAG cgaCCGCGAGTACCCCAGGCTGGGCCAGATGATCGTGGATTATGAGAACCCTCTGAAGAAGTTGATGGAGGAGTTTGTGCCACACGGGAAG TCTCTATCCGACGCCCTGATCAGCCTTCAGATGGTCTACCCCAGAAGGAATCTTTCCGCCGACCAGTGGAGGAACGCCCAGCTGCTCTCGCTCATCTCCGCCCCCTCCACCATGCTCAACCCCGCACAGTCGGACACG ATGCCCTGCGAGTACTTATCCCTGGACGCCATGGAGAAATGGATCGTTT TCGGGTTCATCCTGTGCCACGCGGTGctgaacggcgacgccggcgccTTGTCGCTGTGGAAGTTGGCGCTGCAGAGCTCCACCTGCCTGTGCCTCTTCAGGGACGAAGTCTTCCACATCCACAAGGCCGCCGAGGACCTCTTTGTCAACATCCGCGG GTACAACAAGCGCATCAACGACATCCGAGAGTGCAAGGAACAGGCCCTGTCTCACGC AGGCTCCATGCACCGAGAGCGACGCAAGTTCCTCAGGTCCGCCCTCAAGGAGCTGGCCACCGTCTTGGCGGACCAGCCGGGCCTGCTGGGTCCAAAG gccttgtttgttttcatggcgTTGTCGTTTGCCCGAGACGAGATCATCTGGTTGCTTCGGCACGCGGACAACATCCAGAAGAAAAGCACGGATGACTTCATTGACAA ACACATCGCCGAGCTGATCTTCTACATGGAGGAGCTGCGAGCCCACGTGAGGAAGTACGGCCCCGTCATGCAGCGCTACTACGTGCAGTACCTGTCGGGCTTCGACGCCGTCGTACTCAACGAGCTGGTGCAG AACCTGTCTGTGTGCCCAGAGGACGAGTCCATCATCATGTCTTCATTCGTCAACACCATGACCTCGCTCAGCGTTAAACAAG TTGAGGATGGCGAGGTCTTTGACTTCCGCGGGATGAGGCTCGACTGGTTCCGGCTGCAG GCCTACACCAGCGTGTCCAAGGCCAGCCTGGGCATCGCCGACCACAAGGAGCTGGGCAAAATGATGAACACCATCATCTTCCACACCAAGATGGTGGACTCGCTGGTGGAGATGCTGGTGGAGACCTCTGACCTCTCCATTTTCTG ctTCTACAGCCGCGCCTTTGAGAAAATGTTCCAGCAGTGCTTGGAGCTTCCCTCGCAGAGCCGCCACTCCATCTGCTTCCCTCTGCTTTGCACGCACTTCATGTCGTGCACCCACGAGCTGTGTCCCGAGGAG CGCCACCACATAGGCGACCGCAGCTTGTCCTTGTGTAACATGTTTCTGGACGAGATGGCCAAACAAGCCCGAAACCTCATCACCGACATCTGCACCGAGCAGTGCACCCTCAGTGACCAG CTGCTCCCCAAACACTGCGCCAAGACCATCAGCCAGGCCGTCAACAAGAAGAGCAAGAAGGCCACGGGAAAGAAGGGCGAGCCGGAGAGGGAGAAGCCGGGAGTGGAGAGCATGAGGAAGAACCGACTACTCGTCACCAA TCTGGACAAATTGCACACGGCCCTATCAGAACTCTGCTTCTCCATCAACTACGTTCCCAACTTGGCGGTGTGGGAGCACACGTTCACACCGAGGGAGTACCTCACCTCCCATCTGGAGATTCGCTTCACCAA gTCCATCGTGGGCATGACCATGTACAACCAGACCACTCAGGAGATCGCCAAGCCCAGCGAGCTGCTGACCAGCGTGCGGGCCTACATGACGGTGCTGCAGTCCATCGAGAACTACGTGACCATCGACATCACGCGGGTCTTCAACAACGTGCTGTTGCAGCAGACGCAGCACCTGGACAGCCACGGCGAGCCCACCATCACCAGCCTCTACACCAACTG GTACCTGGAGACGTTGCTGCGGCAGGTCAGCAACGGGCACATCGCTTACTTTCCCGCCATGAAGGCCTTCGTCAACCTGCCCACCGAGAACGAGCTGACCTTCAATGCCGAGGAATACTCTGACATCTCAG AGATGCGCTCGCTATCCGAGCTGCTGGGGCCGTACGGCATGAAGTTCCTCAGCGAAAGCCTCATGTGGCACATCTCTTCGCAGGTGTCCGAGCTCAAG AAATTAGTGGTGGAGAACATGGAAGTGCTGACCCAGATGAGAACCAGCTTTGACAAACCCGACCACATGGCGGCGCTGTTCAAGAAGCTCACTT cggtGGACAGCGTCCTGAAGAGGATGACGATCATCGGAGTCATCTTGTCATTCCGCTCCCTGGCCCAGGAAGCGCTGAGAGAC GTGTTATCGTGCCACATTCCCTTCCTGGTCAGCTCAGTGGAGGATTTCAAGGACCACATTCCCAGGGAGACCGACATGAAG GTGGCCATGAACGTCTACGAGCTATCTTCCGCCGCCGGTTTGCCGTGCGAGATCGACCCGGCCCTGGTGGTGGCGCTGTCCTCGCAAAAGACCG AGAACATCAGTCCAGAGGAGGAGTACAAGATCGCCTGTCTGCTGATGGTGTTTGTGGCCGTTTCCTTGCCGACGCTGGCCAGTAACGTCATGTCGCAGTACAGCCCCGCCATCGAAG GCCACTGCAACAACATCCACTGCCTGGCCAAAGCCATCAACCAGATCGCCGCCGCGCTTTTCACCATCCACAAAGGAAGCATCGAGGACCGCCTCAAAGAGTTCTTGGCT CTGGCCTCGTCCAGCCTTCTGAAGATCGGCCAGGAGACGGACAAGATGACGACGCGCAACAGAGAGTCGGTTTACCTGCTGCTGGACATG ATTGTGCAGGAGTCCCCCTTCCTGACCATGGACCTGCTGGAATCCTGCTTCCCATACGTGCTCCTGCGTAACGCCTACCACGCCGTCTACAAGCAGAGCATCAGCGCCAACGCGTGA
- the LOC127610291 gene encoding nck-associated protein 1 isoform X3, producing the protein MSRGVIQPSQQKLAEKLTILNDRGIGMLTRVYNIKKACGDPKAKPSYLVDKNLESAVKFIVRKFPAVETRNNNQQLAQLQKEKSEILKNLALYYFTFVDVMEFKDHVCELLNTIDACQVFFDITVNFDLTKNYLDLVVTYTTLMIILSRIEERKAIIGLYNYAHEMTHGASDREYPRLGQMIVDYENPLKKLMEEFVPHGKSLSDALISLQMVYPRRNLSADQWRNAQLLSLISAPSTMLNPAQSDTMPCEYLSLDAMEKWIVFGFILCHAVLNGDAGALSLWKLALQSSTCLCLFRDEVFHIHKAAEDLFVNIRGYNKRINDIRECKEQALSHAGSMHRERRKFLRSALKELATVLADQPGLLGPKALFVFMALSFARDEIIWLLRHADNIQKKSTDDFIDKHIAELIFYMEELRAHVRKYGPVMQRYYVQYLSGFDAVVLNELVQNLSVCPEDESIIMSSFVNTMTSLSVKQVEDGEVFDFRGMRLDWFRLQAYTSVSKASLGIADHKELGKMMNTIIFHTKMVDSLVEMLVETSDLSIFCFYSRAFEKMFQQCLELPSQSRHSICFPLLCTHFMSCTHELCPEERHHIGDRSLSLCNMFLDEMAKQARNLITDICTEQCTLSDQLLPKHCAKTISQAVNKKSKKATGKKGEPEREKPGVESMRKNRLLVTNLDKLHTALSELCFSINYVPNLAVWEHTFTPREYLTSHLEIRFTKSIVGMTMYNQTTQEIAKPSELLTSVRAYMTVLQSIENYVTIDITRVFNNVLLQQTQHLDSHGEPTITSLYTNWYLETLLRQVSNGHIAYFPAMKAFVNLPTENELTFNAEEYSDISEMRSLSELLGPYGMKFLSESLMWHISSQVSELKKLVVENMEVLTQMRTSFDKPDHMAALFKKLTSVDSVLKRMTIIGVILSFRSLAQEALRDVLSCHIPFLVSSVEDFKDHIPRETDMKVAMNVYELSSAAGLPCEIDPALVVALSSQKTENISPEEEYKIACLLMVFVAVSLPTLASNVMSQYSPAIEGHCNNIHCLAKAINQIAAALFTIHKGSIEDRLKEFLALASSSLLKIGQETDKMTTRNRESVYLLLDMIVQESPFLTMDLLESCFPYVLLRNAYHAVYKQSISANA; encoded by the exons AAGTTCCCTGCCGTGGAGACGCGCAACAACAAC CAACAGTTGGCTCAGCTGCAGAAGGAGAAGTCGGAGATCCTGAAGAACTTGGCTCTCTACTACTTTACCTTCGTGGATGTGATGGAATTCAAG GACCACGTGTGCGAGCTGCTCAACACCATCGACGCGTGCCAAGTTTTCTTTGACATT ACGGTGAACTTTGACCTGACCAAGAACTATCTGGACCTGGTGGTGACTTACACCACGCTCATGATTATCCTGTCACGCATCGAGGAGAGGAAAGCCATTATCGGCCTGTACAACTACGCTCACGAGATGACGCACGGAGCCAG cgaCCGCGAGTACCCCAGGCTGGGCCAGATGATCGTGGATTATGAGAACCCTCTGAAGAAGTTGATGGAGGAGTTTGTGCCACACGGGAAG TCTCTATCCGACGCCCTGATCAGCCTTCAGATGGTCTACCCCAGAAGGAATCTTTCCGCCGACCAGTGGAGGAACGCCCAGCTGCTCTCGCTCATCTCCGCCCCCTCCACCATGCTCAACCCCGCACAGTCGGACACG ATGCCCTGCGAGTACTTATCCCTGGACGCCATGGAGAAATGGATCGTTT TCGGGTTCATCCTGTGCCACGCGGTGctgaacggcgacgccggcgccTTGTCGCTGTGGAAGTTGGCGCTGCAGAGCTCCACCTGCCTGTGCCTCTTCAGGGACGAAGTCTTCCACATCCACAAGGCCGCCGAGGACCTCTTTGTCAACATCCGCGG GTACAACAAGCGCATCAACGACATCCGAGAGTGCAAGGAACAGGCCCTGTCTCACGC AGGCTCCATGCACCGAGAGCGACGCAAGTTCCTCAGGTCCGCCCTCAAGGAGCTGGCCACCGTCTTGGCGGACCAGCCGGGCCTGCTGGGTCCAAAG gccttgtttgttttcatggcgTTGTCGTTTGCCCGAGACGAGATCATCTGGTTGCTTCGGCACGCGGACAACATCCAGAAGAAAAGCACGGATGACTTCATTGACAA ACACATCGCCGAGCTGATCTTCTACATGGAGGAGCTGCGAGCCCACGTGAGGAAGTACGGCCCCGTCATGCAGCGCTACTACGTGCAGTACCTGTCGGGCTTCGACGCCGTCGTACTCAACGAGCTGGTGCAG AACCTGTCTGTGTGCCCAGAGGACGAGTCCATCATCATGTCTTCATTCGTCAACACCATGACCTCGCTCAGCGTTAAACAAG TTGAGGATGGCGAGGTCTTTGACTTCCGCGGGATGAGGCTCGACTGGTTCCGGCTGCAG GCCTACACCAGCGTGTCCAAGGCCAGCCTGGGCATCGCCGACCACAAGGAGCTGGGCAAAATGATGAACACCATCATCTTCCACACCAAGATGGTGGACTCGCTGGTGGAGATGCTGGTGGAGACCTCTGACCTCTCCATTTTCTG ctTCTACAGCCGCGCCTTTGAGAAAATGTTCCAGCAGTGCTTGGAGCTTCCCTCGCAGAGCCGCCACTCCATCTGCTTCCCTCTGCTTTGCACGCACTTCATGTCGTGCACCCACGAGCTGTGTCCCGAGGAG CGCCACCACATAGGCGACCGCAGCTTGTCCTTGTGTAACATGTTTCTGGACGAGATGGCCAAACAAGCCCGAAACCTCATCACCGACATCTGCACCGAGCAGTGCACCCTCAGTGACCAG CTGCTCCCCAAACACTGCGCCAAGACCATCAGCCAGGCCGTCAACAAGAAGAGCAAGAAGGCCACGGGAAAGAAGGGCGAGCCGGAGAGGGAGAAGCCGGGAGTGGAGAGCATGAGGAAGAACCGACTACTCGTCACCAA TCTGGACAAATTGCACACGGCCCTATCAGAACTCTGCTTCTCCATCAACTACGTTCCCAACTTGGCGGTGTGGGAGCACACGTTCACACCGAGGGAGTACCTCACCTCCCATCTGGAGATTCGCTTCACCAA gTCCATCGTGGGCATGACCATGTACAACCAGACCACTCAGGAGATCGCCAAGCCCAGCGAGCTGCTGACCAGCGTGCGGGCCTACATGACGGTGCTGCAGTCCATCGAGAACTACGTGACCATCGACATCACGCGGGTCTTCAACAACGTGCTGTTGCAGCAGACGCAGCACCTGGACAGCCACGGCGAGCCCACCATCACCAGCCTCTACACCAACTG GTACCTGGAGACGTTGCTGCGGCAGGTCAGCAACGGGCACATCGCTTACTTTCCCGCCATGAAGGCCTTCGTCAACCTGCCCACCGAGAACGAGCTGACCTTCAATGCCGAGGAATACTCTGACATCTCAG AGATGCGCTCGCTATCCGAGCTGCTGGGGCCGTACGGCATGAAGTTCCTCAGCGAAAGCCTCATGTGGCACATCTCTTCGCAGGTGTCCGAGCTCAAG AAATTAGTGGTGGAGAACATGGAAGTGCTGACCCAGATGAGAACCAGCTTTGACAAACCCGACCACATGGCGGCGCTGTTCAAGAAGCTCACTT cggtGGACAGCGTCCTGAAGAGGATGACGATCATCGGAGTCATCTTGTCATTCCGCTCCCTGGCCCAGGAAGCGCTGAGAGAC GTGTTATCGTGCCACATTCCCTTCCTGGTCAGCTCAGTGGAGGATTTCAAGGACCACATTCCCAGGGAGACCGACATGAAG GTGGCCATGAACGTCTACGAGCTATCTTCCGCCGCCGGTTTGCCGTGCGAGATCGACCCGGCCCTGGTGGTGGCGCTGTCCTCGCAAAAGACCG AGAACATCAGTCCAGAGGAGGAGTACAAGATCGCCTGTCTGCTGATGGTGTTTGTGGCCGTTTCCTTGCCGACGCTGGCCAGTAACGTCATGTCGCAGTACAGCCCCGCCATCGAAG GCCACTGCAACAACATCCACTGCCTGGCCAAAGCCATCAACCAGATCGCCGCCGCGCTTTTCACCATCCACAAAGGAAGCATCGAGGACCGCCTCAAAGAGTTCTTGGCT CTGGCCTCGTCCAGCCTTCTGAAGATCGGCCAGGAGACGGACAAGATGACGACGCGCAACAGAGAGTCGGTTTACCTGCTGCTGGACATG ATTGTGCAGGAGTCCCCCTTCCTGACCATGGACCTGCTGGAATCCTGCTTCCCATACGTGCTCCTGCGTAACGCCTACCACGCCGTCTACAAGCAGAGCATCAGCGCCAACGCGTGA
- the LOC127610291 gene encoding nck-associated protein 1 isoform X4 — MSRGVIQPSQQKLAEKLTILNDRGIGMLTRVYNIKKACGDPKAKPSYLVDKNLESAVKFIVRKFPAVETRNNNLAQLQKEKSEILKNLALYYFTFVDVMEFKDHVCELLNTIDACQVFFDITVNFDLTKNYLDLVVTYTTLMIILSRIEERKAIIGLYNYAHEMTHGASDREYPRLGQMIVDYENPLKKLMEEFVPHGKSLSDALISLQMVYPRRNLSADQWRNAQLLSLISAPSTMLNPAQSDTMPCEYLSLDAMEKWIVFGFILCHAVLNGDAGALSLWKLALQSSTCLCLFRDEVFHIHKAAEDLFVNIRGYNKRINDIRECKEQALSHAGSMHRERRKFLRSALKELATVLADQPGLLGPKALFVFMALSFARDEIIWLLRHADNIQKKSTDDFIDKHIAELIFYMEELRAHVRKYGPVMQRYYVQYLSGFDAVVLNELVQNLSVCPEDESIIMSSFVNTMTSLSVKQVEDGEVFDFRGMRLDWFRLQAYTSVSKASLGIADHKELGKMMNTIIFHTKMVDSLVEMLVETSDLSIFCFYSRAFEKMFQQCLELPSQSRHSICFPLLCTHFMSCTHELCPEERHHIGDRSLSLCNMFLDEMAKQARNLITDICTEQCTLSDQLLPKHCAKTISQAVNKKSKKATGKKGEPEREKPGVESMRKNRLLVTNLDKLHTALSELCFSINYVPNLAVWEHTFTPREYLTSHLEIRFTKSIVGMTMYNQTTQEIAKPSELLTSVRAYMTVLQSIENYVTIDITRVFNNVLLQQTQHLDSHGEPTITSLYTNWYLETLLRQVSNGHIAYFPAMKAFVNLPTENELTFNAEEYSDISEMRSLSELLGPYGMKFLSESLMWHISSQVSELKKLVVENMEVLTQMRTSFDKPDHMAALFKKLTSVDSVLKRMTIIGVILSFRSLAQEALRDVLSCHIPFLVSSVEDFKDHIPRETDMKVAMNVYELSSAAGLPCEIDPALVVALSSQKTENISPEEEYKIACLLMVFVAVSLPTLASNVMSQYSPAIEGHCNNIHCLAKAINQIAAALFTIHKGSIEDRLKEFLALASSSLLKIGQETDKMTTRNRESVYLLLDMIVQESPFLTMDLLESCFPYVLLRNAYHAVYKQSISANA; from the exons AAGTTCCCTGCCGTGGAGACGCGCAACAACAAC TTGGCTCAGCTGCAGAAGGAGAAGTCGGAGATCCTGAAGAACTTGGCTCTCTACTACTTTACCTTCGTGGATGTGATGGAATTCAAG GACCACGTGTGCGAGCTGCTCAACACCATCGACGCGTGCCAAGTTTTCTTTGACATT ACGGTGAACTTTGACCTGACCAAGAACTATCTGGACCTGGTGGTGACTTACACCACGCTCATGATTATCCTGTCACGCATCGAGGAGAGGAAAGCCATTATCGGCCTGTACAACTACGCTCACGAGATGACGCACGGAGCCAG cgaCCGCGAGTACCCCAGGCTGGGCCAGATGATCGTGGATTATGAGAACCCTCTGAAGAAGTTGATGGAGGAGTTTGTGCCACACGGGAAG TCTCTATCCGACGCCCTGATCAGCCTTCAGATGGTCTACCCCAGAAGGAATCTTTCCGCCGACCAGTGGAGGAACGCCCAGCTGCTCTCGCTCATCTCCGCCCCCTCCACCATGCTCAACCCCGCACAGTCGGACACG ATGCCCTGCGAGTACTTATCCCTGGACGCCATGGAGAAATGGATCGTTT TCGGGTTCATCCTGTGCCACGCGGTGctgaacggcgacgccggcgccTTGTCGCTGTGGAAGTTGGCGCTGCAGAGCTCCACCTGCCTGTGCCTCTTCAGGGACGAAGTCTTCCACATCCACAAGGCCGCCGAGGACCTCTTTGTCAACATCCGCGG GTACAACAAGCGCATCAACGACATCCGAGAGTGCAAGGAACAGGCCCTGTCTCACGC AGGCTCCATGCACCGAGAGCGACGCAAGTTCCTCAGGTCCGCCCTCAAGGAGCTGGCCACCGTCTTGGCGGACCAGCCGGGCCTGCTGGGTCCAAAG gccttgtttgttttcatggcgTTGTCGTTTGCCCGAGACGAGATCATCTGGTTGCTTCGGCACGCGGACAACATCCAGAAGAAAAGCACGGATGACTTCATTGACAA ACACATCGCCGAGCTGATCTTCTACATGGAGGAGCTGCGAGCCCACGTGAGGAAGTACGGCCCCGTCATGCAGCGCTACTACGTGCAGTACCTGTCGGGCTTCGACGCCGTCGTACTCAACGAGCTGGTGCAG AACCTGTCTGTGTGCCCAGAGGACGAGTCCATCATCATGTCTTCATTCGTCAACACCATGACCTCGCTCAGCGTTAAACAAG TTGAGGATGGCGAGGTCTTTGACTTCCGCGGGATGAGGCTCGACTGGTTCCGGCTGCAG GCCTACACCAGCGTGTCCAAGGCCAGCCTGGGCATCGCCGACCACAAGGAGCTGGGCAAAATGATGAACACCATCATCTTCCACACCAAGATGGTGGACTCGCTGGTGGAGATGCTGGTGGAGACCTCTGACCTCTCCATTTTCTG ctTCTACAGCCGCGCCTTTGAGAAAATGTTCCAGCAGTGCTTGGAGCTTCCCTCGCAGAGCCGCCACTCCATCTGCTTCCCTCTGCTTTGCACGCACTTCATGTCGTGCACCCACGAGCTGTGTCCCGAGGAG CGCCACCACATAGGCGACCGCAGCTTGTCCTTGTGTAACATGTTTCTGGACGAGATGGCCAAACAAGCCCGAAACCTCATCACCGACATCTGCACCGAGCAGTGCACCCTCAGTGACCAG CTGCTCCCCAAACACTGCGCCAAGACCATCAGCCAGGCCGTCAACAAGAAGAGCAAGAAGGCCACGGGAAAGAAGGGCGAGCCGGAGAGGGAGAAGCCGGGAGTGGAGAGCATGAGGAAGAACCGACTACTCGTCACCAA TCTGGACAAATTGCACACGGCCCTATCAGAACTCTGCTTCTCCATCAACTACGTTCCCAACTTGGCGGTGTGGGAGCACACGTTCACACCGAGGGAGTACCTCACCTCCCATCTGGAGATTCGCTTCACCAA gTCCATCGTGGGCATGACCATGTACAACCAGACCACTCAGGAGATCGCCAAGCCCAGCGAGCTGCTGACCAGCGTGCGGGCCTACATGACGGTGCTGCAGTCCATCGAGAACTACGTGACCATCGACATCACGCGGGTCTTCAACAACGTGCTGTTGCAGCAGACGCAGCACCTGGACAGCCACGGCGAGCCCACCATCACCAGCCTCTACACCAACTG GTACCTGGAGACGTTGCTGCGGCAGGTCAGCAACGGGCACATCGCTTACTTTCCCGCCATGAAGGCCTTCGTCAACCTGCCCACCGAGAACGAGCTGACCTTCAATGCCGAGGAATACTCTGACATCTCAG AGATGCGCTCGCTATCCGAGCTGCTGGGGCCGTACGGCATGAAGTTCCTCAGCGAAAGCCTCATGTGGCACATCTCTTCGCAGGTGTCCGAGCTCAAG AAATTAGTGGTGGAGAACATGGAAGTGCTGACCCAGATGAGAACCAGCTTTGACAAACCCGACCACATGGCGGCGCTGTTCAAGAAGCTCACTT cggtGGACAGCGTCCTGAAGAGGATGACGATCATCGGAGTCATCTTGTCATTCCGCTCCCTGGCCCAGGAAGCGCTGAGAGAC GTGTTATCGTGCCACATTCCCTTCCTGGTCAGCTCAGTGGAGGATTTCAAGGACCACATTCCCAGGGAGACCGACATGAAG GTGGCCATGAACGTCTACGAGCTATCTTCCGCCGCCGGTTTGCCGTGCGAGATCGACCCGGCCCTGGTGGTGGCGCTGTCCTCGCAAAAGACCG AGAACATCAGTCCAGAGGAGGAGTACAAGATCGCCTGTCTGCTGATGGTGTTTGTGGCCGTTTCCTTGCCGACGCTGGCCAGTAACGTCATGTCGCAGTACAGCCCCGCCATCGAAG GCCACTGCAACAACATCCACTGCCTGGCCAAAGCCATCAACCAGATCGCCGCCGCGCTTTTCACCATCCACAAAGGAAGCATCGAGGACCGCCTCAAAGAGTTCTTGGCT CTGGCCTCGTCCAGCCTTCTGAAGATCGGCCAGGAGACGGACAAGATGACGACGCGCAACAGAGAGTCGGTTTACCTGCTGCTGGACATG ATTGTGCAGGAGTCCCCCTTCCTGACCATGGACCTGCTGGAATCCTGCTTCCCATACGTGCTCCTGCGTAACGCCTACCACGCCGTCTACAAGCAGAGCATCAGCGCCAACGCGTGA